A segment of the bacterium genome:
ACGACCTACCACGTCCACATCGTGCGCGAGATGATGGAGCGCGGGTACGTCGTCGTCGCCCCCGAGTACCGCGGCTCGACCGGCTACGGCCGCGACTTCTACCGCGCGATCGACTACGGCGGGCTCGAGGTGGACGACTGCGTCGCCGCCCGCGACTGGGCGGTCGAGAACCTGCCGTACGTGGACGGCGCCAAGGCGGCGATCGTCGGCTGGAGCCACGGCGGACTGATCGCGCTCACCGCCGTCTTCGACCATCCCGAGAAGTTCGCCGCGGCCTACGCCGGCGTGCCGGTTTCCGACCTCGTGGCGCGGATGGGCTACGCCGAGCCGGGCTACCAGGAAGAGTTCGCCGCGCCCTACCACCTCGGCAAGACCGCCAACCAGGACGTCGATCTCTACAAGCGCCGCTCGCCGGCCTGGAACGCCGAGAAGCTGAAGACGCCGCTCCTGATCCACACCACGACCAACGACCGCGACGTCGACGTCCTCGAGGTCCAGCACCTGATCGCGCAGCTCAAGGCGGCCGGCAAGACGTTCGAGTACAAGATCTACCAGGACGCCCCCGGCGGTCACTCGTTCAACCGCATCGACACCCTCTACGCCAAGCAGTCCCGCGACGAGCTCTACGCCTTCCTCGCCAAGCACCTGAAGTGACGCTCCGCCCGCCGCCCGCGGAAACCGCGGCGCCTCGCCTGCCGACGTCCTCGGCGCGGCGAACGGCGGCCGGACGGAACAGGGACGACGCCGTCGTCCGGAGGTCGACGCCATGAAGCGAGCCCGTCCGACGGCTGCGGTCTTCGCGATGGTCGTGCTTGCGGCCGCCCTGTTCGGCGACGCGCGGGGCGGCGTCGCCGGCGAACGGCATTTCGCGCGCATCGTCAACGGCGGCGGCTGGACGCCGCCGCAGCTCGGGTCTCCGGTCGACCGCGGGCCGTACAGGCCGACTCTCTCGTATCCCCTCGGCGTCACGTTCACCAGATTCCGCAGTCCGCGCGGCGCGCGGCTCGAGCTGGCACAGTACACGTCCAGGAACGACGAGCTGATCGTCCGGCCGGCGTCTTGGCGGGCCGATTGGATAAAGCGCATCGAGATCGGCGGGCGCGCCGTCGCCTACACGGCGACCGTGACGGGCGACGGCTTCGCGGTGGTCTCCTGGGTCGCGTGGCTCGACGAAGACGGAGACGGGAAGTTCGAAGTCCTGTGGTGGTGGATTCAGCCGGAGGAATTCGCGGACTGGCTGCGCGCGAGGTTGGCCGCCGCCGAGCGGAAGAACTAGGCGGTCGATCGGCGTCGCCGCCTCGGCGGTCTTTGGATGGCGGGCGGCGTCTTCGCGGACCGGGCGGCCGCGTCCTCCGCGGCGGCGGCCCGAAACGGGCGGGGGGCGCGGGGCGGGGGGCGCCGCTTATACTCTGGCCGCCCCCGCCGGGCCGGCGGGGCGGGAGAGACGAACGTGGACGCGCGGGAGAACGGCGGGTCGGGCGCGGCGGCGGAGAAGGCCGCGCCGCCGAAGGTGACGCGGGTTTTCAGCGGCATGCAGCCTTCGGGCGAGCTGCACATCGGCAACTATCTCGGCGCCCTGCAGAACTGGGTGCGCCTCCAGCACGAGCATCCCTGCATCTTCTCCGTCGTGGACCTCCACGCGATGACGCAGGACTATCCCCCGGCCGAGATGCCGCGGCGGATCCACGACATGGCGCTCGGCTGGCTCGCCGCCGGGCTCGATCCGGAGAAGTGCGCGATCTTCGTCCAGTCCGCGGTTCCCGAACACGCCGAGCTCTCCTGGATTCTCGGCACGGTGACGCCGATGGGCTCGCTGGAGCGGATGACGCAGTACAAGGACAAGGCGGAGCGCCAGCCGGAGAACGTCAACGCCGCGCTCTTCACCTATCCCGTGCTGATGGCCGCCGACATCCTCGTCTACCGCGCCGACGGCGTGCCGGTCGGCGAGGACCAGCTGCAGCACCTCGAGCTGGCGCGCGAGCTGACGCGGAAGTTCAACAACCGCTTCGGCGAGGTCTTCCCCGAGCCGCAGCCGCTGCTGACGAAGGCGACGCGGGTCTACGGCCTCGACGGCGAGCGGAAGATGTCGAAGAGCCTCGGCAACCACATCGGCCTCGACGACTCGCCCGAGGTCGTGTGGGAGAAGCTCGCCCCGGCGAAGACCGACGTGCGCCGCAAGCGGCGCACCGACCCGGGCGAGCCGGAGGACTGCAACATCTTCAGCTACCACAAGTTCTTCTCGCCGGCCGAAACGTGCGTCTGGGCCGCCGAAGGATGCCGCGGCGCGTCGATCGGCTGCCGCGACTGCAAGCAGGCGCTGGCCAAGAACATCGACGCCGTCCTGGCGCCGATCCGCGCGCGCCGCGCCGAGTACGAGGCCAAGCCGGGACGCGTGGACGAGATCCTCGCCGCCGGCGCGGCCAAGCTGCGCCCCCTGGCGCGGGAGACGATGGAGATGGTCCGCGACGCGATGGGCGTGCCGAAGACGCTGCGCTACGGGGAGGGACGATGAACGCGCCGTTCCCGCCGGTCGCCGAACAGCTCGACCGGCTCGTCGCCGGCGCGGTGGACGTGACGTCGGTCGAGGAACTGGAGCGGAAGCTGACCCGCGCGGTCAAGACGGGGAAGCCGCTGACGGTCAAGGTCGGCTTCGACCCGACCTCGCCCGACATCCATCTCGGCCACACCGTGCTGATGCGCAAGATGCGGGACTTCCAGGACCTCGGGCACCGCGTCGTCTACGTCATCGGCGACTTCACCGCCTCGATCGGCGACCCGACCGGACGCTCGAAGACCCGCCCCGCGCTCTCCCGCGAGCAGATCCTCGCCCACGCCGCGACCTACACCGAGCAGGCGTTCAAGGTGCTCGACCGCGACCGCACCGAGACCCGCTTCAACTCCGAGTGGCTCTCGCCGCTCGGCGCGGAAGGGATGATCAAGCTCGCCGCCAAGTACACCGTGGCGCGGATGTTGGAGCGGCGCGACTTCAAGGAGCGCTACGAGCGCGGCCTGCCGATCTCCGTCCACGAGTTCCTCTACCCGTTGGCGCAGGCCTACGACTCCGTGGCGCTCGCCGCGGACGTCGAGCTCGGCGGCACCGACCAACTGTTCAACCTCAACGTCGGCCGCGACATCATGCCCGACTACGGCCTCGAGCCGCAGGTCCTGCTGACGGTCCCGCTGCTCGAAGGGACCGACGGCGTGGACAAGATGTCGAAGTCGCTCGGCAACTACGTCGGCGTCGCCGAATCGGCGGACGAGATCTTCGGCAAGGTGATGTCGATCCCCGACAAGCTGATGTTCCGCTGGTACGAGCTCCTGACCGACGAAGGGGCGGCCGGCGCCCGGCGGCTCGAGGAGGCCGCGTCGTCCGGCGAGATCCACCCCCGCGACCTCAAGGTCCGCCTCGCGGGAATCCTCGTCGAGCGGTTCCACGACCGCGCGGCCGCGGAGGCGGCGCGGGAACGGTTCGAGCAGGTCTTCGCCCGCAAGGAGTTGCCGGACGAGATCGAGGAGCGGATCCTGCCGGCCGGCGGCGAGGACGCGTGGCTGCCGGCGCTGCTCAAGGAACTCGGCCTCGCCCCCTCGACGAGCGAAGGACGGCGGTTGATCAAGGGGGGCGGCGTGAAGCTCGACGGCGGGAAGGTCGCCGACGAGAACGCCCGCCTGCCGCGCGCCGGCTCGGTCCTGCTCCAGGTCGGGAAGCGGCGCTTCCTGCGCCTGTCGTTCCAGTGAGTCGCCGCCGCGCCCCCCGGGTTGCCGACCCGGGCGGGCGCGGTTAGCCTCGACGCCCCAAGGAGCTGCTTCATGCGCGGCCGCGTTCTCCTCTCCGGCATCCGCTTCCACGCCTTCCACGGGCTGACCAAGCTCGAGCGCCAGATCGGCGTCCGCTACCGCGTGGACATCGCCATGACGACCGAGATCGGACGGGCGGGGCGCAGCGACGACATCGAGGACGCGATCGACTACCGCGTCGTGCACGAGATGGTCGTCGAGATCGGCCGCAACAACTCCTTCCGCCTGATCGAGACGCTCGCCGTGCGGGTCGCCGAGTCGCTGCTGCGCCGCTTCCCGACGGCGGAGAAGGTCGAGATCCGGGTCTGCAAGGAGACGCCGGTGCTCGACGGGATGGTCGACTCGGTCGGCGTCGAGGCCCAGCTCACCCGCGAGGAACTGCCCGAATGATCCTGCGCCGCGCCTACCGCTTCGAGGCCAGCCACGTGCTGCCGCGCCATCCCGGCCGCTGCCGGCG
Coding sequences within it:
- a CDS encoding alpha/beta fold hydrolase, with translation MKNTLLACAAAAALAAVCAFPAAAAEPAKDEKDARIEKLEGQVAALSDKLDELAKATDDVLWFERVGDVALIDKVTYVGPPNPKGEEIYGIKNERHPLKVYAYVFTPRKIDLAKRHPLIVLPHGGVHADFTTYHVHIVREMMERGYVVVAPEYRGSTGYGRDFYRAIDYGGLEVDDCVAARDWAVENLPYVDGAKAAIVGWSHGGLIALTAVFDHPEKFAAAYAGVPVSDLVARMGYAEPGYQEEFAAPYHLGKTANQDVDLYKRRSPAWNAEKLKTPLLIHTTTNDRDVDVLEVQHLIAQLKAAGKTFEYKIYQDAPGGHSFNRIDTLYAKQSRDELYAFLAKHLK
- the trpS gene encoding tryptophan--tRNA ligase, producing the protein MTRVFSGMQPSGELHIGNYLGALQNWVRLQHEHPCIFSVVDLHAMTQDYPPAEMPRRIHDMALGWLAAGLDPEKCAIFVQSAVPEHAELSWILGTVTPMGSLERMTQYKDKAERQPENVNAALFTYPVLMAADILVYRADGVPVGEDQLQHLELARELTRKFNNRFGEVFPEPQPLLTKATRVYGLDGERKMSKSLGNHIGLDDSPEVVWEKLAPAKTDVRRKRRTDPGEPEDCNIFSYHKFFSPAETCVWAAEGCRGASIGCRDCKQALAKNIDAVLAPIRARRAEYEAKPGRVDEILAAGAAKLRPLARETMEMVRDAMGVPKTLRYGEGR
- the tyrS gene encoding tyrosine--tRNA ligase, encoding MNAPFPPVAEQLDRLVAGAVDVTSVEELERKLTRAVKTGKPLTVKVGFDPTSPDIHLGHTVLMRKMRDFQDLGHRVVYVIGDFTASIGDPTGRSKTRPALSREQILAHAATYTEQAFKVLDRDRTETRFNSEWLSPLGAEGMIKLAAKYTVARMLERRDFKERYERGLPISVHEFLYPLAQAYDSVALAADVELGGTDQLFNLNVGRDIMPDYGLEPQVLLTVPLLEGTDGVDKMSKSLGNYVGVAESADEIFGKVMSIPDKLMFRWYELLTDEGAAGARRLEEAASSGEIHPRDLKVRLAGILVERFHDRAAAEAARERFEQVFARKELPDEIEERILPAGGEDAWLPALLKELGLAPSTSEGRRLIKGGGVKLDGGKVADENARLPRAGSVLLQVGKRRFLRLSFQ
- the folB gene encoding dihydroneopterin aldolase — translated: MRGRVLLSGIRFHAFHGLTKLERQIGVRYRVDIAMTTEIGRAGRSDDIEDAIDYRVVHEMVVEIGRNNSFRLIETLAVRVAESLLRRFPTAEKVEIRVCKETPVLDGMVDSVGVEAQLTREELPE